The Garra rufa chromosome 8, GarRuf1.0, whole genome shotgun sequence genome has a segment encoding these proteins:
- the desma gene encoding desmin a, with product MSKSYSASAESASSYRRTFGSGLGSSIFSGRAGSSGSSRVSSRVYEVTKSSSSPIFSSQRASGASFGGGPMVRSYAGLGEKLDFNLADAMNQDFLNTRTNEKAELQHLNDRFASYIEKVRFLEQQNQALSVEIERLRGREPTRIAEMYEEEMRELRRQVDALTNQRSRIEIERDNLADDLHKLKQRLQEEIHLKEEAENNLSAFRADVDAATLARLDLERRIEGLHEEIAFLKKIHEEEIRELQSQMQESQVQIQMDMSKPDLTAALRDIRIQYEGIAAKNIAEAEEWYKSKVSDLNQAVNKNNDALRQAKMETMEFRHQIQSYTCEIDSLKGTNESLIRQMREMEERLGHEAGGYQDTISRLESEITKMKDEMARHLREYQDLLNVKMALDVEIATYRKLLEGEESRISLPAQSFSSLSFRETSPEQHQQQQQQQQQQQQRSSEVHSKKTVLIKTIETRDGEVVSESTQHQQESI from the exons ATGAGCAAGTCATATTCAGCTTCAGCCGAGTCGGCTTCCTCTTACCGCCGTACCTTCGGCTCTGGCCTGGGCTCCTCCATTTTCTCTGGCCGTGCAGGTTCCTCTGGATCCTCTCGTGTGTCCTCCAGAGTCTATGAGGTGACCAAGAGCTCCTCTTCTCCCATTTTTTCCAGCCAGCGCGCATCCGGTGCTTCATTTGGTGGTGGACCAATGGTCCGTTCCTATGCAGGCCTTGGTGAGAAGCTGGACTTCAATCTGGCTGATGCCATGAACCAGGACTTCCTCAATACACGCACTAATGAGAAGGCAGAGCTGCAGCATCTCAACGACCGTTTCGCCAGCTACATCGAGAAGGTGCGCTTCCTTGAGCAGCAGAACCAAGCGTTGTCCGTGGAGATCGAACGCCTGCGGGGCCGAGAGCCCACACGCATCGCAGAGATGTATGAGGAGGAGATGAGAGAGCTGCGCAGACAGGTGGATGCACTGACCAATCAGAGATCCCGCATCGAGATTGAGAGAGACAACCTGGCTGATGACCTGCATAAACTAAAACAGAG ACTTCAAGAGGAGATCCACCTGAAAGAGGAAGCTGAGAACAACCTCTCTGCTTTTAGAGCt GATGTAGATGCTGCCACTCTGGCCAGGCTGGACCTGGAAAGACGTATTGAAGGCCTTCATGAAGAGATTGCATTCCTCAAGAAGATCCATGAGGAG GAGATCCGTGAGCTGCAAAGCCAGATGCAGGAGAGTCAGGTGCAGATCCAAATGGACATGTCCAAACCAGACCTGACTGCTGCCCTGAGGGACATCCGCATACAGTACGAGGGTATCGCCGCCAAGAATATTGCCGAGGCTGAGGAATGGTACAAGTCTAAG GTTTCAGATCTGAACCAGGCAGTAAACAAGAATAATGATGCTCTCAGACAAGCCAAGATGGAGACCATGGAGTTCCGTCACCAGATCCAGTCCTACACTTGCGAGATCGACTCTCTCAAGGGCACC AATGAGTCCTTGATAAGGCAAATGAGGGAGATGGAGGAGAGGTTGGGTCACGAGGCTGGTGGTTATCAGGACACCATTTCCCGTCTTGAGTCTGAGATCACAAAAATGAAGGATGAGATGGCTCGCCACCTCCGTGAGTACCAGGATCTGCTGAATGTTAAGATGGCACTTGATGTGGAGATCGCCACCTACAGGAAGCTTCTGGAAGGAGAGGAGAGCAG gATCTCCCTTCCTGCGCAGTCCTTCTCTTCCCTGAGTTTCAGAG AGACCAGCCCAGAGCAGCaccagcaacaacaacaacaacaacaacaacaacaacagcgcTCATCTGAAGTCCACTCTAAGAAAACAGTTCTGATCAAGACCATTGAGACCCGGGATGGCGAG GTCGTCAGTGAGTCCACACAGCACCAGCAGGAAAGCATCTAA